One genomic region from Mesorhizobium terrae encodes:
- a CDS encoding succinate dehydrogenase assembly factor 2: MTATTALNAERTNEHLDPRRKKLLFRSWHRGMLEVDLILGNFAEREIAALTADEIDQYERLLEISDTVLMPWLTGGEPVPADTGLPILQKILASRQTIEF; encoded by the coding sequence ATGACCGCAACGACAGCATTGAATGCAGAGCGGACGAACGAGCATCTGGACCCGCGCCGCAAGAAACTTCTGTTCCGTTCCTGGCATCGCGGCATGCTTGAGGTGGACCTGATTCTCGGCAACTTCGCGGAGCGCGAGATCGCCGCCTTGACCGCCGACGAGATTGACCAATATGAAAGGCTCCTCGAAATCTCCGATACGGTGCTGATGCCCTGGCTGACCGGTGGCGAGCCGGTGCCGGCCGATACCGGATTGCCGATCCTGCAAAAGATCCTGGCGTCGCGCCAAACGATCGAATTCTAA